One Azoarcus sp. DN11 DNA segment encodes these proteins:
- a CDS encoding DUF302 domain-containing protein, with translation MQKISLRHAIAPMLATLTVLSAVAHAAPPDGVRTIASAYPFPELLDRLESAVDRHGLAVVAVASASRGAAARGVKIPGNAVVMVFRNDYAVRMLQASVPAGVEAPLRYYVTENTDGTATLSWRTPGSVFGPYDSPKLDELARELDPIFEAIGRDASR, from the coding sequence ATGCAGAAGATCAGCCTGCGCCACGCGATTGCGCCGATGCTCGCAACCCTGACAGTCCTGTCCGCCGTCGCCCACGCGGCCCCGCCCGACGGCGTGCGCACGATTGCAAGCGCATATCCGTTTCCGGAACTGCTCGATCGACTGGAGAGCGCGGTCGACCGGCATGGCCTCGCAGTCGTCGCCGTCGCGAGCGCGAGCCGCGGCGCCGCCGCGCGTGGCGTGAAGATCCCGGGCAACGCGGTGGTGATGGTGTTCCGCAACGACTACGCGGTGCGCATGCTCCAGGCGAGCGTGCCGGCCGGCGTCGAGGCACCGCTGCGCTACTACGTGACCGAGAACACCGACGGCACGGCGACGCTGTCGTGGCGGACGCCGGGCAGCGTGTTCGGCCCCTACGACAGCCCCAAGCTCGACGAACTGGCGCGCGAGCTCGACCCGATTTTTGAAGCCATCGGCCGTGACGCCAGTCGGTGA
- a CDS encoding haloacid dehalogenase type II — translation MQPTRLTGIEACVFDAYGTLFDFNTAAQGARDELGDDWQRLSELWRHKQLQYTWLRGLGQHYADFWQVTGDALDFALATLRLNRPGLRERLMDLYLRLQCYPEVPQALRELKAAGMKLAILSNGSLPMLWAVVRNNGLETLFDAVLSVEEVRVFKPHPSVYRLASTRLDTAPDEICFLSSNGWDAFSAKAFGFRVLWCNRFGQEPERIPATPDGEIRDLSVLPECLGLTKPAATG, via the coding sequence ATGCAGCCCACACGACTGACCGGTATCGAGGCGTGCGTCTTCGACGCCTACGGCACCCTGTTCGACTTCAACACGGCGGCGCAAGGCGCGCGCGACGAGCTCGGCGACGACTGGCAGCGCCTGTCCGAACTCTGGCGCCACAAGCAACTGCAGTACACCTGGTTGCGGGGGCTCGGCCAGCATTACGCCGACTTCTGGCAGGTGACCGGCGACGCGCTCGATTTCGCGCTCGCCACCCTGCGCCTGAACCGGCCCGGCCTGCGCGAGCGGCTGATGGACCTGTACCTGCGCCTGCAGTGCTACCCGGAAGTGCCGCAGGCGCTGCGCGAGCTGAAAGCGGCGGGAATGAAACTGGCGATCCTCTCGAACGGATCGCTGCCGATGCTGTGGGCGGTGGTGCGTAACAACGGCCTCGAAACGCTCTTCGACGCCGTGCTGTCGGTCGAGGAGGTTCGCGTCTTCAAACCGCATCCGTCGGTGTATCGCCTCGCCTCCACGCGGCTCGACACCGCGCCGGACGAAATCTGCTTCCTGTCGTCGAACGGCTGGGACGCGTTTTCGGCGAAGGCGTTCGGCTTCCGCGTGCTCTGGTGCAACCGCTTCGGCCAGGAGCCGGAGCGCATCCCGGCGACGCCGGACGGCGAGATCCGAGATCTTTCCGTCCTGCCCGAGTGTCTAGGTCTTACCAAGCCCGCCGCGACGGGCTGA
- a CDS encoding carboxymuconolactone decarboxylase family protein, producing the protein MATVAYVSESDAVGVVREVYEDIRKTFGMPFVPNLFKVMAHNPAYLQASWQRVKTIMGPGLLDRKTKEMIAVAVSATNGCDYCVQAHTGALRAMGSTDGELVELMAVVDLFSGFNKMLEGLQVDNDFAR; encoded by the coding sequence ATGGCAACCGTGGCTTACGTCAGTGAAAGCGACGCCGTCGGCGTCGTGCGGGAAGTTTATGAGGACATCCGCAAGACCTTCGGCATGCCCTTCGTGCCCAATCTCTTCAAGGTCATGGCGCACAACCCGGCCTATCTGCAGGCCAGCTGGCAGCGGGTCAAGACGATCATGGGACCCGGGCTGCTCGACCGCAAGACCAAGGAGATGATCGCCGTCGCCGTATCGGCGACCAACGGCTGCGACTACTGCGTTCAGGCGCACACCGGGGCGCTGCGCGCGATGGGGAGCACGGACGGAGAACTCGTGGAGCTGATGGCCGTGGTGGACCTTTTCAGCGGTTTCAACAAGATGCTCGAAGGGCTGCAGGTCGATAACGACTTCGCTCGCTGA
- a CDS encoding carboxymuconolactone decarboxylase family protein, with amino-acid sequence MLAEYRLTLPPQSPETAEGNAKAVLDKALKQVGFIPNMYANMVHSPGVLNTYLDGYAAFRKDSGFTPAEQEVVFLAISRENGCDYCVGAHSLIADKFSGVPVEVTNAIRDGRPIPDARLRALAEFTRTMVASRGLPRRKDVDAFLAAGYAERQILEIVLAIAVKTLSNYSNHLFHTELDEKFAERRWVDPR; translated from the coding sequence ATGCTGGCCGAATACAGACTGACCCTACCCCCCCAATCACCCGAAACCGCCGAAGGCAATGCGAAAGCAGTGCTGGACAAGGCGCTCAAGCAGGTGGGCTTCATCCCCAACATGTACGCCAACATGGTGCATTCGCCGGGCGTGCTCAACACCTATCTCGACGGCTATGCCGCCTTCCGCAAGGATTCGGGCTTCACGCCGGCGGAGCAGGAGGTCGTCTTCCTCGCCATCTCGCGCGAGAACGGGTGCGACTACTGCGTGGGCGCGCACAGCCTCATCGCCGACAAATTCTCCGGCGTGCCGGTCGAAGTGACGAACGCCATCCGCGACGGCCGCCCGATTCCGGACGCCCGACTGCGGGCGCTCGCCGAATTCACGCGCACGATGGTCGCAAGCCGCGGCCTGCCCCGGCGCAAGGACGTGGATGCCTTCCTGGCCGCCGGCTACGCGGAGCGCCAGATCCTGGAGATCGTCCTCGCAATTGCCGTCAAGACGCTCAGCAACTACTCGAACCACCTGTTCCACACCGAACTCGACGAGAAATTCGCCGAACGCCGCTGGGTCGATCCGCGCTGA
- a CDS encoding TetR/AcrR family transcriptional regulator, translating into MQTGRPLEFDPQLAIDAAMSVFWLRGFEATSLSDLLAAMGLSKSSFYNAFGSKQQLFEACLVRFRRRHVERMGEMMHAAASPLAFVREMLLTNAREAREPGPRRGCLIMNTATEFAGRDAAVAACISDAARDFAAMFRTAIEMAQEHGEIPRNADAAVLARYLLTTMAGLRTMVKAGLPADELEKVVEVAMSALH; encoded by the coding sequence ATGCAAACCGGCCGCCCGCTCGAATTCGACCCCCAGCTCGCCATCGATGCCGCGATGAGCGTGTTCTGGCTGCGGGGCTTCGAGGCGACGTCCCTGTCCGATCTGCTCGCGGCGATGGGGCTGTCGAAAAGCAGCTTCTACAACGCGTTCGGCAGCAAGCAGCAGCTGTTCGAGGCCTGCCTCGTGCGTTTTCGCCGGCGCCATGTCGAACGCATGGGCGAAATGATGCATGCGGCGGCGTCTCCGCTGGCGTTCGTGCGCGAGATGCTCCTTACGAATGCGCGCGAAGCCCGCGAGCCGGGCCCGCGGCGCGGCTGCCTCATCATGAACACGGCGACCGAGTTCGCGGGACGCGACGCGGCCGTCGCCGCATGCATATCGGATGCCGCACGGGACTTCGCCGCCATGTTCCGGACCGCCATCGAAATGGCGCAGGAGCATGGCGAGATCCCGCGCAACGCCGATGCCGCGGTGCTCGCGCGCTACCTGCTGACGACGATGGCGGGGCTGCGCACGATGGTCAAGGCGGGGCTTCCCGCCGACGAGCTCGAAAAAGTCGTCGAGGTCGCGATGAGCGCCCTGCACTGA
- a CDS encoding YiiX/YebB-like N1pC/P60 family cysteine hydrolase produces the protein MGFLFDRMGRWLGRTLTRPIHVHTLSQPTPAEELLVCLRPGDVLLVEGHSRVSTAIKYLTQSTWSHAALYVGDALSGRASRGHCFVEVDIVAGVRSVGVEEFAGLHTRICRPSGLTEEDCRRVVTYAIERIGHQYDLRNVFDLARYLLPTPPVPQRFRRRMLALGSGDPTRAICSTLIAQAFQSVRYPILPIVTRRASHDPACPGCVEELLRVRHHSLFAPRDFDVSPYFAIIKPALARDLDYQSLRWDDAPIGEKITNGFAEA, from the coding sequence ATGGGATTCCTGTTCGACCGGATGGGCCGCTGGCTCGGGCGCACGCTGACTCGCCCCATCCACGTCCACACCCTCTCGCAGCCGACGCCGGCCGAGGAACTGCTCGTCTGTCTTCGGCCAGGCGACGTGTTGCTGGTCGAAGGGCATTCGCGCGTCAGCACCGCGATCAAGTACCTGACGCAGTCGACGTGGTCGCATGCGGCGCTGTACGTCGGCGACGCGCTGAGCGGGCGCGCGTCGCGCGGCCATTGCTTCGTCGAGGTCGACATCGTGGCAGGCGTGCGCAGCGTCGGCGTCGAGGAGTTCGCCGGGCTGCACACCCGCATCTGCCGCCCGAGCGGCTTGACGGAAGAGGACTGTCGCCGGGTCGTCACCTATGCGATCGAACGCATCGGCCATCAGTACGACTTGCGCAACGTCTTCGATCTCGCCCGCTACCTGCTGCCGACGCCGCCGGTCCCGCAACGTTTCCGGCGGCGGATGCTCGCGCTGGGCAGCGGCGATCCGACCCGCGCGATCTGCTCCACCCTGATCGCACAGGCATTCCAGTCGGTACGCTACCCGATCCTGCCGATCGTGACGCGTCGCGCGAGCCACGACCCCGCCTGCCCGGGTTGTGTCGAGGAGCTTCTGCGCGTGCGCCATCACAGCCTGTTCGCGCCGCGCGACTTCGACGTGTCACCCTATTTCGCGATCATCAAACCGGCCCTGGCGCGAGACCTCGACTACCAGTCGCTGCGCTGGGACGACGCGCCGATCGGCGAAAAAATCACGAACGGGTTCGCGGAAGCTTGA
- a CDS encoding zf-HC2 domain-containing protein, protein MMNCKEVTRLISDSQERALTLRERLALRLHTMACSGCANYGKHLQFLRKATRRLREGDSGSEP, encoded by the coding sequence ATGATGAATTGCAAGGAGGTAACCCGCCTCATTTCCGACAGCCAGGAGCGTGCATTGACGCTGCGCGAGCGCCTCGCGCTGAGGCTGCATACGATGGCATGCAGCGGTTGCGCCAATTACGGCAAGCACCTCCAGTTCCTGCGCAAGGCCACACGACGCCTGCGCGAGGGCGATTCCGGCAGCGAGCCCTGA
- a CDS encoding sigma-70 family RNA polymerase sigma factor gives MNQGKGRTTEILWDDPSIITIRRDMLRFAQLQLRDAGAAEDMVQEALIAAMTGAKGFAGRAALKTWMFAILRNKIVDHIRASSREICGSDLIQATDDDGELQDFDALFDKRGFWNPEDRPVTWADPEALLSQRQFWAVFEACLDHLPDRIARVYMMREFLDLETGEICRRLGITDRNCWVILHRARLGLRECLENRWFHGEAVT, from the coding sequence ATGAACCAGGGCAAGGGCCGGACGACGGAAATCCTGTGGGACGATCCGTCCATCATCACGATCCGCCGCGACATGCTGCGCTTCGCGCAACTGCAGCTGCGTGATGCCGGCGCGGCGGAAGACATGGTGCAGGAGGCACTCATCGCCGCGATGACCGGCGCGAAGGGCTTCGCCGGACGGGCGGCGCTGAAGACCTGGATGTTCGCGATCCTGCGCAACAAGATCGTCGATCACATCCGTGCCTCGTCGCGCGAGATCTGCGGCTCGGACCTCATCCAGGCCACCGACGACGATGGCGAGCTCCAGGACTTTGACGCGCTTTTCGACAAACGCGGCTTCTGGAACCCCGAGGACCGTCCAGTCACGTGGGCGGATCCGGAGGCCTTGCTCTCGCAGCGGCAATTCTGGGCGGTATTCGAGGCCTGCCTCGACCATCTGCCGGACCGCATCGCCCGCGTCTACATGATGCGGGAGTTCCTCGACCTGGAGACCGGCGAAATCTGCCGCCGGCTCGGCATCACCGATCGCAACTGCTGGGTGATCCTGCACCGCGCCCGTCTCGGATTGCGGGAATGTCTCGAAAACCGCTGGTTCCACGGGGAGGCCGTCACATGA
- the nrtS gene encoding nitrate/nitrite transporter NrtS: MSRPVAVLCAACRPEIASAALKVSLVVGVMLNGVNQGGVLLDGGAIDWGRGLLNFLVPYCVSSYSAALNATRECGRNTR, translated from the coding sequence ATGAGTCGTCCGGTCGCGGTGCTATGTGCGGCCTGCCGGCCCGAGATCGCCAGCGCGGCACTCAAGGTGTCGCTCGTGGTCGGCGTGATGCTGAATGGGGTCAACCAGGGAGGCGTCCTGCTTGACGGAGGGGCGATCGATTGGGGCCGCGGCCTGCTGAATTTTCTGGTGCCGTATTGCGTGTCCAGCTACAGTGCTGCACTCAATGCAACCCGGGAATGCGGGAGGAATACGCGATGA
- a CDS encoding HD-GYP domain-containing protein translates to MNFHNALGRWITPRAHRPARSRTHDMLASLLVIAGIVEARDPYTGGHLWRVSRYAELLAEKAGLGPADVARVTIGGFLHDLGKIGIPDAILRKPASLDADELATIRTHPNIGVRLLATHPLAGLVLPTVASHHERPDGRGYPRGLPAGEIPLDARLVAICDAFDAMTSTRPHRAGMPIDTALDIVGAHLGTQFDPDLGAHFLALADTGVLAHIVGHSDDGIPLQSCPVCGPTLVLTRATAPGDVVHCRSCGNGYRVTAKPEGTLGVAATGRKGDARALEPAADVALVARVVQSAAGRAPLQDLLDSLPQGCPA, encoded by the coding sequence ATGAACTTTCATAACGCACTCGGTCGGTGGATCACCCCTCGCGCGCACCGGCCCGCACGCAGCCGCACCCATGACATGCTTGCCAGCCTGCTGGTGATCGCGGGGATCGTCGAGGCGCGCGACCCCTATACCGGCGGGCACCTGTGGCGCGTCTCGCGCTATGCCGAGCTGCTCGCGGAGAAGGCCGGCCTCGGCCCTGCAGACGTGGCGCGCGTGACGATCGGCGGTTTCCTGCACGACCTGGGCAAGATCGGCATTCCCGACGCGATCCTGAGAAAGCCGGCCAGTCTCGACGCCGACGAGCTCGCCACGATCCGCACGCATCCCAACATCGGCGTACGGCTGCTCGCCACGCATCCTCTCGCCGGCCTAGTGCTGCCGACGGTCGCGTCGCACCACGAACGCCCCGACGGCCGCGGCTACCCGCGCGGCCTGCCGGCCGGCGAGATCCCGCTCGACGCCCGCCTGGTGGCGATCTGCGATGCCTTCGACGCGATGACGAGCACCCGCCCCCACCGTGCCGGCATGCCCATCGATACCGCGCTCGACATCGTCGGCGCCCATCTGGGCACGCAGTTCGACCCCGATCTGGGCGCCCACTTTCTCGCACTCGCCGACACCGGCGTGCTCGCGCACATCGTCGGCCACAGCGACGACGGCATTCCCCTGCAAAGCTGTCCGGTGTGCGGGCCGACACTCGTGCTCACGCGCGCCACCGCGCCCGGCGACGTCGTGCATTGCCGCTCCTGCGGCAACGGGTATCGCGTCACGGCGAAGCCCGAAGGGACGCTGGGCGTCGCAGCGACCGGGCGCAAGGGTGATGCGCGCGCGCTGGAGCCGGCCGCCGACGTCGCGCTTGTCGCGCGCGTCGTGCAGTCCGCCGCCGGCCGCGCCCCGCTGCAGGATCTTCTCGACAGCCTGCCGCAGGGCTGTCCGGCATGA
- the merF gene encoding mercury resistance system transport protein MerF: MKTRTLLRTGIAGSAVAALCCATPVLVIVLGAVGLSAWIGWLDYVLMPALMIFVGIALYALRRQWIEGACCEPETELGPDWKKQASNE; encoded by the coding sequence ATGAAGACGCGCACCTTGCTGCGAACAGGCATTGCCGGATCGGCGGTCGCTGCCCTGTGCTGCGCCACGCCGGTGCTCGTGATCGTGCTGGGGGCCGTGGGACTTTCCGCATGGATCGGCTGGCTCGATTACGTGTTGATGCCGGCGTTGATGATCTTCGTCGGCATCGCCCTCTACGCCCTGCGGCGGCAGTGGATCGAAGGCGCCTGTTGCGAGCCCGAAACCGAACTCGGGCCGGACTGGAAAAAGCAGGCGTCAAATGAGTGA
- a CDS encoding carboxymuconolactone decarboxylase family protein: MFANQRRRYGRELEPARLWARTPRVFAALSLLYGALDRRRSPIEPALRSLITVRVSQINWCAFCVDINSATCLKRGVSEVQLAELAGFEQSPHFDARQKAALAYAEAMTRTDAGVDDALMARLRSHFGDDGIIELTALVAFQNMSSKFNAALAVAPQGFCRTGGARAGAADPRLHADSAAAGGHQHGD; the protein is encoded by the coding sequence GTGTTCGCCAACCAGCGCCGCCGCTACGGGCGCGAACTCGAGCCGGCGCGTCTGTGGGCGCGCACGCCGAGGGTCTTCGCCGCGCTGTCGCTGCTCTACGGGGCGCTCGATCGGCGCCGCTCGCCCATTGAGCCTGCGCTGCGCTCGCTCATCACGGTGCGGGTGTCGCAAATCAACTGGTGTGCGTTCTGCGTGGATATCAATTCGGCCACCTGCCTCAAACGCGGCGTGAGCGAAGTGCAGCTCGCCGAGCTCGCCGGGTTCGAGCAGTCGCCGCATTTCGACGCGCGCCAGAAGGCGGCGCTTGCCTATGCCGAGGCCATGACGCGCACCGATGCCGGCGTTGACGACGCGCTCATGGCGCGCCTGAGGTCCCATTTCGGTGATGACGGAATCATCGAACTGACGGCGCTCGTTGCCTTCCAGAACATGTCGAGCAAGTTCAACGCGGCGCTCGCCGTGGCGCCGCAAGGCTTTTGTCGAACCGGCGGCGCCCGCGCCGGCGCGGCCGACCCGAGACTGCACGCGGATTCGGCTGCCGCAGGCGGCCATCAGCACGGCGATTGA
- a CDS encoding DsrE family protein gives MRTLFILNDAPYGSERSYNALRLARALARRDGESVRLFLMGDAVACAKAGQKVPDGYYNAGDMVRMAGGEVGLCGTCLDARGIQANELVEGTRRSTLNELAEWTAEADKVLVF, from the coding sequence ATGCGAACCCTGTTCATCCTCAACGACGCCCCCTATGGGAGCGAACGCAGCTACAACGCCCTGCGTCTTGCCCGTGCCCTGGCCAGGCGTGACGGCGAGTCGGTTCGCCTGTTCCTGATGGGGGACGCGGTGGCGTGCGCAAAGGCAGGCCAGAAGGTGCCCGACGGCTACTACAACGCCGGCGACATGGTGCGCATGGCCGGTGGCGAAGTCGGACTATGCGGGACCTGCCTCGATGCGCGGGGGATTCAGGCGAACGAACTCGTCGAAGGGACCCGCCGCAGCACCCTGAACGAACTGGCCGAGTGGACGGCGGAGGCCGACAAGGTGTTGGTCTTCTGA
- the merR gene encoding Hg(II)-responsive transcriptional regulator: MNDEPENLTIGAFAKAAGVNVETIRFYQLKGLLPKPDRPYGGIRRYPRADVGRVRFVKAAQRLGFSLDEIGQLLKLEDGTHCSEAAELAALRLADVRARLADLLHMEAALSTLVSECKAHRGKVSCPLIAALHGAQAERS, translated from the coding sequence ATGAACGATGAGCCGGAAAACCTCACCATCGGTGCCTTCGCCAAGGCAGCCGGCGTCAATGTGGAGACGATCCGCTTCTACCAGCTCAAGGGCCTGTTGCCCAAACCGGATCGGCCCTACGGCGGAATCCGCCGCTACCCGCGTGCCGACGTGGGGCGGGTCAGGTTCGTGAAAGCGGCGCAGCGGCTCGGGTTCAGCCTGGACGAGATCGGCCAGCTGCTGAAGCTCGAAGACGGCACCCATTGCAGCGAAGCAGCGGAACTGGCCGCGCTGCGGCTCGCCGACGTGCGCGCACGGCTGGCGGATCTGCTGCACATGGAAGCGGCGCTGTCGACGCTGGTGAGTGAATGCAAGGCGCATCGGGGCAAGGTTTCCTGCCCGCTGATCGCGGCCCTGCACGGCGCCCAGGCCGAGCGCTCATGA
- the merT gene encoding mercuric ion transporter MerT, with product MHYLKTGRSALAAGGFAAILASTCCLGPLVLVALGFSGAWIGNLTVLEPYRPIFIGAALIALFFAWRSIFRPAQACKPGDICAVPQVRTTYRLIFWIVTVLVAVALAFPYVLPLFY from the coding sequence GTGCACTATCTGAAAACCGGCCGCAGCGCCCTGGCCGCCGGCGGCTTCGCGGCCATCCTCGCCTCGACCTGCTGCCTCGGTCCGCTGGTGCTGGTCGCGCTGGGCTTCTCGGGGGCGTGGATCGGCAACCTCACGGTGCTGGAGCCGTACCGGCCGATATTCATCGGCGCGGCGTTGATTGCGCTGTTTTTCGCCTGGCGCAGCATCTTTCGCCCCGCCCAGGCGTGCAAGCCGGGCGACATCTGCGCCGTGCCCCAGGTCAGAACCACTTACAGGCTCATTTTCTGGATTGTGACCGTGTTGGTGGCGGTTGCGCTCGCCTTTCCCTATGTCCTTCCGCTGTTCTATTGA
- the merP gene encoding mercury resistance system periplasmic binding protein MerP, which yields MKKLVTLIVLGATLATPAWAALKTVTLSVPGMTCAACPITVKTALSKVDGVQKADVSYGKREAIVLFDDARTNVAALTRATANAGYPSTVRQ from the coding sequence ATGAAGAAGCTCGTTACCCTCATCGTTCTCGGCGCCACCCTTGCCACGCCCGCCTGGGCCGCGCTGAAGACGGTCACGCTGTCCGTGCCCGGGATGACCTGTGCGGCCTGCCCGATCACGGTAAAGACGGCGCTTTCGAAAGTGGACGGCGTACAGAAGGCGGACGTCAGCTACGGAAAGCGCGAAGCGATCGTCCTCTTCGACGATGCCAGGACCAATGTCGCGGCCCTGACCCGCGCCACTGCGAATGCCGGTTACCCCTCCACCGTCAGGCAGTGA
- the merA gene encoding mercury(II) reductase, whose protein sequence is MTQAITLSISGMTCASCAGHVKTVLEQVRGVRVAEVSYPGARADVRAEEGVTVEALTAAVAGLGYGARGIGAPARSVSEFGAGAKRDGEHPLHVAVIGSGGAAMAAALKAVERGARVTVIERGTIGGTCVNVGCVPSKIMIRAAHIAHLRRESPFDAGISAASPVILRERLLAQQQGRVDELRHAKYENILDSNPAITVLHGAARFRDGHSLTVRLNAGGECAVSFDRCFIATGASPATPSVAGLKETPYWTSTEALESDTIPERLVVIGSSVVAVELAQAFARLGAKVTILARGTLLRSEDPAVGETLTAAFRSEGIEVLEHTQASRVDYRNHEFVLATGQGRLVADKLLVATGRSPNTRGLNCEAAGVALNQQDAIIIDAGMHTSAPHIYAAGDCTDQPQFVYVAAAAGTRAAVNMTGGEARLDLSAMPAVVFTEPQVATVGLSEAGARAQGIVTDSRSLTLDNVPRALANFDTCGFIKLVIEEGSHRLIGVQAVAAEAGELIQTAALAIRAGMTVEDLADQLFPYLTMVEGLKLAAQTFHKDVTQLSCCAG, encoded by the coding sequence ATGACCCAGGCAATCACGTTGTCCATCTCGGGAATGACGTGCGCTTCCTGCGCCGGGCACGTCAAGACGGTGCTGGAGCAGGTACGAGGCGTGCGGGTGGCGGAGGTGTCCTACCCCGGGGCGCGCGCCGACGTCAGGGCGGAAGAAGGTGTGACCGTCGAGGCCCTGACCGCCGCCGTGGCGGGGTTGGGTTACGGGGCTCGCGGGATCGGTGCGCCGGCGCGCTCCGTCAGCGAGTTCGGGGCGGGAGCGAAGCGCGACGGCGAACATCCGCTGCACGTGGCCGTGATCGGCAGCGGCGGCGCCGCGATGGCGGCGGCGCTCAAAGCCGTCGAGCGGGGTGCGCGCGTCACGGTGATCGAGCGCGGCACCATCGGCGGCACTTGCGTCAATGTCGGCTGCGTGCCGTCGAAGATCATGATCCGGGCGGCCCACATCGCCCACCTGCGCCGTGAAAGCCCGTTCGACGCGGGCATCTCCGCCGCGTCGCCGGTGATCCTGCGCGAGCGGCTGCTGGCGCAGCAGCAGGGGCGCGTCGATGAGCTGCGCCATGCCAAGTACGAGAATATTCTGGACAGCAATCCGGCGATCACGGTGCTGCACGGCGCGGCTCGCTTCAGGGACGGCCACAGCCTCACCGTGCGTCTGAACGCGGGCGGGGAATGTGCGGTGAGCTTCGATCGCTGTTTCATCGCCACCGGTGCGAGTCCGGCGACCCCGTCGGTCGCGGGCCTGAAGGAGACGCCGTACTGGACCTCGACCGAAGCGCTGGAAAGCGACACGATACCGGAGCGCCTCGTCGTCATCGGTTCGTCGGTGGTCGCCGTCGAGCTGGCCCAGGCTTTCGCCCGCCTAGGGGCCAAGGTGACGATCCTCGCCCGCGGCACGCTGTTGCGCAGCGAAGATCCGGCCGTCGGCGAGACGCTGACCGCCGCCTTCCGCAGCGAGGGTATCGAGGTGCTGGAGCACACGCAGGCAAGCCGCGTCGATTACCGGAACCACGAATTCGTGCTCGCCACCGGGCAGGGCCGGCTCGTCGCCGACAAGCTGCTGGTCGCCACCGGGCGCAGTCCCAACACGCGCGGCCTGAACTGCGAGGCAGCCGGCGTGGCACTGAACCAGCAGGATGCAATCATCATCGACGCGGGTATGCACACGAGCGCGCCGCACATCTATGCGGCCGGCGACTGCACCGACCAGCCGCAGTTCGTGTACGTCGCCGCGGCGGCCGGCACCCGCGCGGCGGTGAACATGACCGGCGGCGAGGCGCGGCTCGATCTGAGCGCCATGCCGGCCGTGGTGTTCACCGAGCCGCAGGTTGCCACGGTCGGGCTGTCCGAAGCTGGGGCGCGCGCGCAAGGGATAGTGACGGACAGCCGCTCGCTCACGCTCGACAACGTGCCGCGTGCGCTCGCCAACTTCGACACATGCGGCTTTATCAAGCTCGTGATCGAGGAAGGCTCGCACCGCTTGATCGGCGTGCAGGCGGTGGCGGCGGAAGCGGGCGAGCTGATCCAGACGGCGGCGCTGGCGATTCGTGCCGGGATGACGGTGGAGGATTTGGCCGACCAGTTGTTCCCCTACCTGACGATGGTCGAAGGGCTCAAGCTCGCCGCGCAGACTTTCCACAAGGACGTGACGCAACTGTCCTGCTGCGCGGGCTAG
- a CDS encoding heavy-metal-associated domain-containing protein — protein sequence MKRIVQITVLAVGLMLGTASATAAPQTYKLRVDGLSCPFCAYGIEKKLGAVSGVEHVAVDIASGTVMVTTADGATLDEAVARKAVKEAGFSLRGLQPAAAPQEAGQAK from the coding sequence GTGAAACGGATAGTGCAAATCACGGTTCTGGCTGTCGGCCTGATGCTGGGGACGGCGTCCGCCACGGCCGCGCCGCAGACCTACAAGCTGCGCGTTGACGGGCTGTCCTGCCCGTTCTGCGCCTATGGCATCGAGAAGAAGCTGGGCGCGGTCAGCGGCGTCGAGCACGTGGCGGTCGACATCGCCAGCGGCACCGTTATGGTCACGACGGCGGACGGTGCGACGCTGGACGAGGCCGTGGCCAGAAAGGCGGTGAAGGAGGCCGGATTCAGCCTGCGCGGCCTCCAACCGGCCGCCGCCCCGCAGGAGGCGGGACAGGCGAAATGA